In Solenopsis invicta isolate M01_SB chromosome 1, UNIL_Sinv_3.0, whole genome shotgun sequence, one genomic interval encodes:
- the LOC105202027 gene encoding leucine-rich repeat-containing protein 57, which produces MGNSAVKRHYETAEKTATLKLSQCKLDKFSQKLHNLAPTLRTLDLSENNFTTLPNEIGDFTLLRQLNFSHNRLTALPGTLGALEKLEGLNCSANQIKSIPSSLANLSHLKQVNLSDNQISDFPLMFCGLRHLDVLDLSKNRLTFVPDAAAGLHVVELNLNQNQIATISEKLADCPRLKTLRLEENCLQMSSVPLRILKDSKVSVLALEGNLFEMKQFADLDGYDAYMERYTAVKKKMF; this is translated from the coding sequence ATGGGCAACTCCGCGGTGAAGAGGCACTACGAGACCGCGGAGAAGACCGCCACCCTCAAGTTGTCGCAGTGCAAGTTGGACAAGTTCTCGCAGAAGCTTCATAATTTGGCGCCGACGCTGCGCACGCTGGACCTATCCGAGAACAATTTCACGACGCTACCGAACGAGATCGGTGACTTTACCCTACTGAGGCAACTCAACTTCAGTCACAACCGGCTGACCGCCCTGCCCGGCACCTTGGGCGCCCTCGAGAAGCTCGAGGGCCTAAACTGCTCCGCGAATCAGATCAAGTCGATCCCGTCGTCGCTGGCAAATCTGAGCCACTTGAAGCAGGTCAACCTGTCCGACAATCAGATTTCCGACTTTCCGCTGATGTTCTGCGGCCTCAGGCACCTGGACGTCCTGGATCTGTCCAAGAATCGGCTCACGTTCGTGCCGGACGCCGCCGCGGGCCTCCACGTGGTCGAGCTCAATCTCAATCAGAATCAGATCGCCACCATCTCCGAGAAGTTGGCAGACTGCCCGCGACTGAAGACACTGAGATTGGAAGAAAACTGCTTACAGATGAGCTCGGTGCCTCTCAGGATTCTCAAGGACTCCAAGGTCTCGGTACTGGCGCTCGAGGGAAATCTCTTTGAGATGAAACAGTTCGCGGACCTGGACGGTTACGACGCCTACATGGAACGCTACACGGCGGTCAAGAAGAAGATGTTCTAA